A genomic segment from Candidatus Brocadia sinica JPN1 encodes:
- a CDS encoding aldo/keto reductase yields MPKSGISHDRMTLQASSIGIGTYLGKEDDRTDVLYLDAITRAVEQGCNVIDTAINYREMKSERVVGRAVRSLTKKHPEIREKLIVATKGGFIPGDIESGEEPSEFFQNRFLKKGILTEEDVVQGCHSLKPEFIRSSATLLQTRALDNSKLFSFQALSNLGNGAARRAIQVVRSLRGVTTSLVGMKTVKHVQDNLHLLKVPKLEPDEAKRILGEFF; encoded by the coding sequence ATGCCAAAGTCTGGTATTTCACACGACAGAATGACCCTCCAGGCCTCCTCTATAGGTATTGGTACTTATCTGGGCAAGGAGGATGACAGGACAGACGTGCTTTACCTTGACGCAATCACCAGAGCGGTTGAACAAGGGTGTAATGTCATTGACACCGCAATAAACTACAGGGAAATGAAGAGCGAGCGTGTCGTTGGACGAGCTGTGCGAAGCCTGACGAAAAAACATCCGGAAATTCGTGAAAAACTAATTGTAGCAACCAAAGGCGGCTTTATCCCGGGGGACATCGAGTCCGGAGAAGAACCTTCCGAATTTTTCCAGAATCGCTTCTTAAAGAAAGGAATTCTCACTGAGGAAGACGTTGTTCAGGGATGCCACTCTCTGAAGCCTGAATTTATCCGTTCCAGTGCAACCTTACTGCAAACACGCGCACTGGATAACAGCAAACTATTCTCATTTCAGGCGCTCAGTAACCTTGGCAACGGCGCTGCCCGCCGTGCAATCCAGGTTGTTCGTTCATTGCGTGGTGTAACAACCTCACTGGTGGGCATGAAGACGGTTAAACATGTGCAGGATAATCTTCATCTGCTGAAAGTTCCGAAATTAGAACCAGACGAGGCCAAGCGGATACTTGGTGAATTTTTTTAG
- a CDS encoding sulfite exporter TauE/SafE family protein, whose protein sequence is MNTWQIPVIFTVGVIAGFINTLAGGGSLLSLPVLIFLGLPTAVANGTNRLAITVQSIFAVTGFKRKGVSNFRSSLLLSAPTLVGAVIGAQLAVNVSDLLFKKILAIIMLFVLGIILWNPIQRRYSAIQYKGGVSNMSRNRHIVLMIIFFFIGIYGGFIQAGIGFMIIAALTTISGLNLMETNSHKVFIVGINALFALFVFVFHNKIHWPIGLALAAGNGLGGWIGSHLAVTKGERFIRFVLTICVIAMAARLLT, encoded by the coding sequence ATGAATACATGGCAAATTCCGGTTATCTTTACCGTTGGTGTTATCGCAGGATTTATCAATACCCTGGCGGGTGGTGGTTCGCTCCTTTCTTTACCTGTACTTATTTTCCTGGGACTACCGACGGCCGTGGCAAATGGCACCAACCGCCTGGCAATTACGGTTCAGAGTATATTTGCAGTTACTGGTTTTAAAAGGAAAGGTGTTTCAAATTTTCGATCAAGTCTTCTCTTGTCAGCACCTACACTCGTAGGAGCCGTTATTGGCGCTCAGCTTGCCGTAAATGTATCCGATCTCCTGTTTAAAAAAATACTAGCCATCATCATGTTATTCGTTCTCGGAATTATCTTATGGAATCCCATTCAAAGACGGTATAGCGCTATCCAGTATAAGGGAGGCGTGTCCAATATGAGCCGGAACCGTCATATAGTTCTGATGATTATTTTCTTCTTTATTGGGATCTACGGCGGGTTTATTCAGGCGGGCATTGGCTTTATGATCATCGCAGCGCTAACTACAATAAGTGGATTAAATCTTATGGAAACCAACAGTCACAAGGTATTCATCGTCGGTATCAACGCACTATTCGCACTGTTTGTGTTTGTTTTTCATAATAAAATACATTGGCCAATTGGCCTGGCTTTGGCAGCCGGCAACGGTCTTGGTGGCTGGATCGGCAGCCATCTGGCAGTTACCAAGGGTGAACGGTTTATCCGGTTCGTACTTACTATTTGTGTCATTGCAATGGCCGCAAGACTTCTGACCTAG
- a CDS encoding serine/threonine protein kinase, producing MYSIDKYYFKEFKIAPGHRANYAILCNPEFRENQWGMKYSPANNYLREYKILPLFSHPQIPIRYAEGNAVMYKEGKSVLVQNYLIITHFEGEDVVEYYKKRGLPDQREIEQVIHYFSSATLPLQHMHSKGYIHSDIKPGHLIVNPTTGTMALIDLECTIKIGEIICGMSKEYASPEQKQMIRLLRNGEDEKSVLKKIKIYTTSDLYSVGLIFYRVMTGKLWQEANIIPQEINKAIPDKLNNVILGLLEENPDNRIQSAEVLRAELEAV from the coding sequence ATGTATTCAATCGACAAGTATTATTTCAAAGAATTCAAGATTGCACCGGGACATCGGGCAAACTATGCCATCCTCTGTAACCCCGAGTTCAGGGAGAACCAGTGGGGCATGAAATACTCCCCTGCCAATAATTATTTAAGAGAATACAAGATACTTCCCCTCTTTTCACACCCTCAGATCCCCATTCGATATGCAGAAGGAAATGCCGTCATGTACAAGGAAGGCAAATCGGTGCTCGTCCAAAATTATCTGATCATAACCCACTTTGAGGGAGAAGATGTCGTTGAATATTACAAGAAAAGAGGTCTACCGGATCAACGCGAAATCGAACAGGTGATTCACTATTTTTCCAGCGCCACATTGCCGCTGCAACACATGCATTCCAAAGGATACATTCATTCTGATATCAAACCTGGCCACCTCATAGTAAACCCCACCACGGGTACGATGGCACTGATAGACCTCGAATGCACGATAAAAATTGGGGAAATTATCTGTGGTATGAGCAAGGAATATGCCTCACCAGAGCAAAAGCAGATGATTCGGTTATTGCGCAACGGAGAGGACGAAAAATCAGTCCTGAAAAAGATCAAGATATACACCACCTCCGATCTCTATTCCGTTGGCCTGATCTTTTATAGGGTAATGACGGGGAAACTGTGGCAAGAGGCAAATATCATCCCACAGGAAATCAATAAGGCCATCCCGGACAAATTGAACAATGTCATCTTGGGACTCCTTGAGGAAAACCCCGATAATCGCATTCAGTCTGCTGAGGTATTAAGAGCGGAACTGGAGGCAGTGTAA
- a CDS encoding PAS domain S-box protein, protein MYISIKSRLIFLLIVFTLLPFVLLRIIAYPRVQTDLQEVLIRNLDGIGHKQTELVTNWMYERIKNVSVIAENPFITKCAQIAKEDVDYPDIVHYLEVVKNKYGYTGILVSNDKGLVTAATAEEDAGSDISHMDYFKRAVQGHTFVSGIIPSEIPLTNEFGEKELGMPTMFVSTPLRNKYGIVVGIVAIRMDVKALNDLLLSLKLGKTEETYLVSKDGYMLTESRFAQDLKDMGLIKRRCALELKLVSRETGELTNGVKQCVTGKNGFDAKGYKDYRGKTVLGVWRWLPEFKWGLITEIDKDEGYGPAYNLNYIVSSVLIILAFPIVIIAYFIGKKTSTPIVQLTEVTEKIASGDLTQRIDIQRKDEIGILAKSFNTMAISLEEKTRALSDSEKRYRELFNSVKEGVYQSEPTEDGVFISINRAGAEILGYKSPKEVIGMKVRDIYADPDDRRKVIEKLTKEGVWKSFTSLCKRKNGELFYMERTSNLVTDETGSPIHINGIFRDISERKKLEGELLESELQHRQLLKSLKEGIYQCEPSKDGVFTWINQAGAEMIGYTSPEEAIGTRVKDIYVNPDDRKELLATLEKKGVLRDFISYCKKKNGERFLSESTCNLVRDDNGKPIKILGVFRDITGK, encoded by the coding sequence ATGTACATTTCGATTAAAAGTCGGCTCATTTTTTTACTCATTGTATTTACGTTGCTGCCGTTCGTTTTACTGCGAATTATTGCATATCCAAGGGTACAGACCGATCTTCAGGAAGTGCTCATACGAAACCTTGATGGTATTGGGCATAAGCAGACGGAATTAGTAACGAATTGGATGTATGAGAGGATAAAAAATGTCAGCGTAATCGCAGAGAATCCCTTTATAACCAAATGCGCACAGATTGCCAAAGAAGACGTAGATTATCCTGATATTGTCCATTATCTGGAGGTCGTGAAGAACAAATATGGTTATACGGGTATTTTGGTAAGCAATGATAAAGGATTGGTAACCGCTGCAACAGCAGAAGAAGACGCAGGAAGCGATATTTCACACATGGACTATTTCAAACGGGCGGTTCAAGGGCATACATTTGTATCGGGTATTATTCCATCTGAAATCCCGCTAACAAATGAATTTGGGGAAAAGGAACTTGGTATGCCTACCATGTTTGTTTCAACACCGTTGAGGAACAAGTATGGGATCGTTGTTGGTATTGTTGCCATTCGGATGGATGTGAAGGCGCTGAACGACCTGCTGCTCAGCCTAAAATTAGGAAAGACCGAAGAAACATATCTGGTAAGTAAAGACGGATACATGCTGACGGAATCAAGGTTTGCACAGGATTTAAAAGATATGGGGCTAATAAAAAGAAGATGCGCATTAGAATTGAAATTAGTTAGTCGTGAGACCGGCGAATTAACCAATGGTGTGAAACAGTGTGTTACCGGAAAGAACGGTTTTGATGCAAAAGGCTATAAGGATTATCGGGGGAAAACGGTATTGGGCGTCTGGCGCTGGCTACCTGAGTTCAAGTGGGGACTCATTACGGAAATAGACAAGGACGAAGGTTACGGACCAGCATATAACCTCAATTACATTGTTAGTTCGGTATTAATAATACTTGCGTTTCCCATAGTGATAATAGCATATTTTATTGGCAAAAAGACTTCGACACCAATCGTTCAACTGACCGAAGTAACGGAAAAAATTGCATCGGGAGATTTAACACAACGGATAGACATACAGAGAAAAGACGAAATTGGGATATTAGCAAAATCCTTTAACACGATGGCAATATCCCTGGAAGAGAAGACACGGGCTTTATCTGATTCTGAAAAACGGTACAGAGAATTATTTAACTCTGTGAAGGAAGGGGTATACCAATCTGAACCGACAGAGGATGGGGTATTTATAAGCATAAACCGGGCAGGAGCTGAAATACTTGGCTACAAGTCCCCTAAAGAGGTGATTGGGATGAAGGTAAGGGATATTTATGCGGACCCTGATGACCGCAGAAAGGTCATTGAGAAACTGACCAAAGAAGGGGTATGGAAGAGTTTTACATCGTTATGCAAGAGAAAAAATGGGGAACTATTTTACATGGAACGGACATCCAATCTGGTTACCGATGAGACAGGCAGTCCCATCCATATAAACGGAATATTCAGGGATATTTCCGAACGGAAAAAGCTGGAGGGGGAGTTACTGGAATCGGAACTACAGCACAGACAGTTGCTGAAATCATTAAAAGAGGGTATCTATCAATGTGAGCCATCTAAAGACGGGGTATTTACCTGGATCAATCAGGCAGGGGCAGAAATGATTGGTTACACTTCACCCGAGGAAGCAATCGGAACACGGGTGAAGGACATCTATGTAAATCCTGATGATCGGAAAGAATTACTTGCAACGCTGGAAAAGAAAGGTGTATTGAGAGATTTCATTTCTTATTGTAAGAAAAAAAATGGAGAACGGTTCCTTTCCGAAAGTACGTGCAATCTTGTGCGTGACGACAACGGTAAACCGATTAAGATCCTCGGTGTATTCAGGGACATAACGGGAAAATAA